The genomic region gatattttactgtttaaaacattgaacatatcCCTTTGATacttttcactgttttgaaatttgagaCCGCTCTCAGATCCACTGACTCAAACGTGAGGCAGTGCGAACAGGCGGCTGGGACACGATTTCAACGGTGTCATATTCGAATTCACGTTACGTCTGCATACCAATTGGCGAAATTTTCTGggaaaaaatgtaattttatatctattttagGCACAAAgtaaccaaaaaaataaaattgtttcatagtaaaattgcaaaatagttAACCACGTgaacaccaaaaacaaatattacattacgccactcgtgaaatatatcTTTCGGTgttcactcagtgaaatatattgcgatcttacactgaaacaaacaattatcctctatgctttctttaattattagtatttatttgttgttattttgtgcGTATATTTTGAGTCTGTATGAAAGATATATTTAGTATACTTCATATTGTTACTTGTTAAATAAAGTCTTGTCAAGCATCGCCGCTTTCCTTTTATTTTGGTCCAAGACCTGACCTTAGTTTATTAAACTCATCCAAAAAGTATCCAATACTTTTACTGTATGCGGAGTtattgtttacacatataaCAGAGAGAGAAAAAGTGTATAAAACGGAATGGTGTGCGAACGACGACAAAGTTATCATGAACTTGTAGGCGGACTGCGGACGGACGAATATATAGAGgacatttgttgatttcagtgtaaattcgttatttatttcacaagcgtcatagaaaatatagtttttctattattataaGTGTAATTATTTTCGGAgatttataagtattttaattcatttttctaaatacccctttttgaaaaaagcTGATGGCGTAGCAATAAATTTTCTATCTGGTTTGTGGATAAATAGTTCTCggatatatttttatagttaaCTATTCACTCgtttttagtgcaaacattttatgaactttCATTAAAGTATGCACCTATGTTCcagaatataatgaaaacaccTTTAAATTAAACAGGGCAGGAATACATacccaaattactacgccgccatttattaaatgaacatttaaaaggTCGAACTTATTGCTAAACAAATGCGGATAATCATAggatgaaaatatttttctaggttttagagtttgtttcatgatacatgggtaTTCAGTCATCCCTCACTGTCAGAGATCAGTCTGATTCACTTGAAGACAGGTCGTATCCCAGGTGGTGAGTGAAGACCACGCTGGGTTGTTGACAAATTTCGAACCGTCGATgggataaaaaataatcatcagttaatacagggggggggggggggggggggggggggggggggcgtattgcacagatatgccatatttgccgcGATAATACGAAATATTGTGGATAAAATCgacacgtttatttgtaaacattgcctcctaagccacaatctgttcaataactttttttgtctttaaatttatgctaccaaactaagatgtcgatcaaagaatatgtttttcgccacatactgtatgcatacagttttcaaaatttaaagaaaaaatccaCTTAACAGGCCAAAGTTGGTACCtgaatcggtacttttcattctaaatccgccattttgtttgccatgaaacatttctctcacttaatgtttgcatgtaACGAAATTacgcctcccccccccccccccccccccccccccgttgtTAATATGTTGATTGTTGTGCGAAATTTTCCGCGAAGTTTGTATCACGCATAACAACGACACAGAATCGAAAAAATATAtctgaacgatgatataacatccGATTTATgttgaaagcaaatgttcgaacattcagtttcaaagttcaagaaaacgtttgaacaggattatcattttctaataaacggtaagtggtgtatttccaaatatatccttgtttaaacttatgcaacctttttaaatttcaaaacatttttggcaGCATTTTCTTGTTCAGAAGTAACGTGTTTAGTTTTGATAAACGGGAAGTAACTACGATGGATATTAAAAGTAGCTGATATTTTCATTCcatattttgcagtgaaaatatcaaattgatattatcactgttgttatttcactgataaaactccttatttcatcgaaaagcatgaaataattaattgtaatatCGTGCCTCaaacatgaatgacgcaacgccattggtccaggactgttCAAGCGTTGACCCGTTATTTTTATCGTACCAGAATGGCGTCTTTTTCCGATtgtgataaataaatgaaacattttccaAAAAGGTTGGCTTCTTGATCAATCTCGACAggatgatatatatatatatatatatatatatatatatatatatatatatatatatataattatatacgtTATTGGGGTAGTTCGCTTCAACCCAAATATGATTTCCTGCGCTGCATATATCCATATAATAATACGAAATAGGCAAGGTAATATAAAGAActtcaaattgttttcaatctTATTCGTCAAATAACCTTTTACATAATTAAGTACTTcgatattatttaaatcatttacatttgattCTCTTTATGCAGTTTAGAATTTATAATTTTGCTTTCGCCCCTAGGTTCCAAAACCttgcaattataaacaaataaaccatATCTAGTTATGATTTGCGAATATCACTTATTAAGTAACctactaactggttaactagataaaattcgtgttaccacttatctataaatgcattttttggcTTTAATCAGTGACTGGTTATCTATagttatgatttgcgaattccacttattaagtaacttactaactggttaactagataataTTCGTGTTACCAGTTACCTATAAAAAGTATGAAGGCATTCCAGTttcaggcgctaacaggttatctatttatgatttgcgaattccacttagtaAATTACGTAGTAACTGGTTAACGAGATACGATTTGTGTTACTAGTTAcctaaataatattgtttaagacTGTTGCCTGGGACCTATGGTTTTGTGCCAATAACGGGTTTGCGCTGCCGGCGCGGCAGGGGCAAGGAAGACAGTAATAGGTTGGTAGACACCGCAGAACATCCCAGGAGTGATGTCCTCTGTAAATCTTCTTCACCATCATAGTCTTGGGATATTGccaaatcttaattttaataatatttaactgCATAGAAACAATAcgagaacatttataaaaagtttcagttaaatatgaaacaaacataaatcaaacatGCAAGGGGATTGCTTTCCGGTATTTAGAAACGGAATGTCTTACTTATGTAGACAGGTCAACTCCACCCCAGCAGTCCGTTTTGTTATGTCACTTGTGTTGTCCATGTAATTGTCATTCGTTCAGTCCATGTAGTATTCATGTTTGTACGATGTTCTGTATGGGGTGATGTCTTAAACAGgtttcatatatttaatttacaatttcattGGTCGATGGTTATATCTTCACTGCAACAGACTAACCTTCTAGATTTTCTTCTAATCATTCATTGCCATAACATCAAACTGTAAAGTTTGACGgcatttttctatttacaaaatggttTATCACAAAAcggttatataattttaatttaatataccGCATCGTATCCTGGTGAGttgttaaccaggttttcacaaagtgaaacatggttattagaatggtgaacgtcgttgttcgggcgggcgggcgggcggcgtcaaacttacttatgaaactgaataactttagtaagggttgacatatcttgaccaaacttggtctatagaaagagtttatgggtacctttcatgggattgcgttctgggtccctagggtcaaggtcaaggtcactgttactaaaaatagaaaaacggttaaacctgaataactttagttagggatgacatatcttgactaaacttggtctataggaagagtttatagagtcctttcatgggattgcgtttggggtccctagggtcaaagGCAagattactaaaaatagaaaaacggttggaactgaattactttagttatgGATGACATATCTTGGTCAATAAAAAGAGttaatggagacctttcatgggattgcgttttgggtcccttgggtcaaggtcaaggtcactgttaataaaaatagaaaaacagttgaaactgaattataactttagttagggttgacatatcttgaccaaacttggtcaataggaagagtttatggctaccttttatgggattgcgtttggggtccatagggtcaaggtcaaggtcactgttacttaaaatagaaaaaacggttgaaactgaataactttagttagggattaCATaacttgactaaacttggtcaataaaaatagtttatggagacctttcatgggatgcGTTTGGGATCCCttgggtcaaagtcaagggcactgttactaaaaatagaaaaacagttgaaactgaataactttagttagggttgacatatcttgaccaaacttggtcaataggatgAGTTTATAGCtaactttcatgggattgcgttttgggtccctagggtcaaggtcaaggtcacagttactaaaaatagaaaaaaacggttgaaaccaAATagctttagttagggatgacatatcttgaccaaacttggtgtacatgaagagtttatagatacctttcatgggattgcgtcgtttggggtccctagggtcaaggtcaaggtcactgttactaaaaatagaaaaacagttgaaactgaataactttagttagggttgatatatcttgatcaaacttggtctatagaaagagtttatggagacctttcatggaattgtatttggggtccctagggtcaaggtcactgttactaaaaattgaaaaatggttcaaactgaatatctttagtaagggttgacatatcttgaccaaacttggtctataggaagagtttatggatactttcatgagattgcgttttggggtccctagattcaaggtcaaggtcactgttagtaaaaatagaaaaatggttgaaactgaataacttaattcagggttgacatatccgacacaacttggtataaaggaagagtttatggttacctttcaatggattgcatttggggtcccttaggtcaagatcactgttactaaaaatagaaaaacagacacaggctgaagttcttctttcaatcattaaaaacctggtttcgtcgcattgtggcgtttcttgttttatttcattacatagtTAAAGATTAGtagtttgtattaaaataatatctaaataattaaacccatgtttgtatttcttttgtGTTCCATTACACGGACGGGCGTGGTTATTGTATTGTACCCTGTACtgtcttttttaacatttgtcttgtgttgtatttaaatatgtcatgtttataattttctataatatatgttatgtttataggtTTCTATTTACCACGATATAAAACCCAGAACCCCAAGAagtggttgtttttttaaactcaCACTTTCTACACTTATGACGTCACATCTGACTGGACAGAAAAGGAAACtactatatatacacatatgaCTGAAGATTTGTCCACACCTTTTGGAATCATTGCTTTCTTTGGGACATACAGAGTATCCATGGTCTACATCGCTTTATTGACTCCTTGTCGTACTGGCGTATACAGGGACTGGTTTAGGTTAGTTTTCCCTAATTAACTTCCCTATGAATCCCAATGTAAACAGGCAACACTTCAGATTGAGAAAAAACGTTTCACCTATATGGCAAACATCTCCTTTCCTTAAAATTCAATTCAAAgccaattgatttaaacaataaaaaaggtatGTCACTTTTCTCCTAAGAAAAATTACTCACTGCATCAGACCGGAAGTAAGCACAGTTCCAGTCAAACACATTTTATCTCCGAGATAttcatgaatgttttatttcatgtttattgttttgtgtaccatatcaataaaatgtgtttgcaatgagttaatgaaaaataaaggtGTATCATAAACTTGTTAATTAATGTCTGATATTGAAACTTATAATGCCATGGAATCAACGATGATTTCACACctgcaaatatatttaataaatcattaataGTTCTAACAAAAGCAACAGTTTGCTATTCTTATATCGGTCACGCTATCcttgtttttttacaacatCAACTTGGAAAGGCTGCGAACATGAGACgtcgtaagaaaataatttacaaataataagcattaaatgagaaagaaaaaaaaatcctgaattaaataatttttcaaaccGATGTAGTCCCACTGATTAAGTCCCATCTGACTGAAAGCATTGATTTGTACAGAAAAGGAACTGCTCTATACAACGATCACTGAAGGTTTCTAAGTGTGTGTTAAGACAGTGTCTACAAAGTTTTGGATCCGTGACTCGTGACACCACACTATATGTAAATTTTGGACCCGTGAACCCTCGTATATGTCACTTGGAACCTCTATTACACaatatttgttatgtaaaaaatatcaaatgtgaAAATATAGAATGGCATTTATCTGTGTATGGTGTTACGGCTATAACCGCGCTAGGCGTTGATGGGACAGTTTAAGCCGGAAGAGGTCCCGAGGTAGGTGCGAGTCCCAGTCGCCAAGCAGCATCTGGAACGCAAGCCGCCCAATCTCGTCACTCCACTTGGCCGCCATTCCGTTCCCGCCGAAAGCCACCCCGAGTTGGTCGTGCACCATGTCGATGTACGGCCGGCCCGTCGGCGTCTCTGTGATCACACATCCGGACCCTTGACAGCCTAGGAAATCCACGCCtatgatgaaaacaaaacagttccATATAAACTGACGGATTAACGGTCATCGGATATCTAAAAGGGTAAAGTGTGTAAATAGTTTACGACGCCACTGGACTGTCTATGGACGTCGACAAAAGTGAGAGTATCAGTTTCGTTCGGTAGTGGGGCATAGCGCATCGacaaaatgtaaccctggttaagAACATATCGGTTGGCGGAGACTTAGTATGTGCATCGAATAGAATACCAACCCTGAAATACAGATTTTGCAAACTCAGCGACGTTACGTTGCACGGTGACATCTCCGTTTCGGTACCAACGTCTAACGTCATCCTgtgaacgcaacatctttggtACGGCACCCGTCAGACCCAATTTTATGTAATAACACCCTGAAGAAAATGAGACAGTAACAGCGTTAACCCACGAATTATTGAGTAAAGCCTGAAATCTTTCACTGGGCTAAGTGTATGGTCAACATGCTCGCAAGTACATTTACATTCAGACCCTTTCATTTAATGGGTGTATTTACAAGAATTATGAACACAGATTTTGCTAAGACGTTTGCAAACAGTTCACTTTGTATACAGCCATGCTAACCGTCTGGGTAGCGTATGGGCGGAAGCATGTAGAAGTCGATGAGGCGTCCCGTGCCGTCCGTGGTCGCCTTCATCCAGCGACCGTCACCCTCACCCTTGTACAGAACACATGGCATAGCTCTGAAATTGTTTTTACATCATAcccaaaagaaaaacaagaacaaatcCTGAATAGAACTatagatgtatatatataataaaacgttGCGTGCAGCGATAGGTAAGAAgacaagcatgtgtactattgtaaaattatgtgttttacCGACCTGAATCTGGAGGCCGTGTCCGCGCTGACTTTCAGCAACGAAACGCAAGTGGGTTTCACGTACTGGTCGGGGTACCCCGCCGACGGTGGTAGCAGATCACGGAAAGTGGAAAACCCGCCAGTGGCCAGCAGCACCCGCCGTGCGAGTATCGTTCGCCCACCCTCGGTACGGACGCTCATGTGGTACATGGTGCCCGCCAAAACCCTGTCTACAGACACCGCAATGTCGTCTATAATCGTGCAGCCGGCCCGTAATGCTATGATTTTCTGAGCCGCCACGAGTGCCCTTGGGTTGATGTAGCCAGCGTTCTGTGTCTCCAGTTCACCTCGGTCCGTCTTATTCATGACCAGGTACGGGAACTGTTTTTTCATATCGGCATTCTCAAGTTTGCGTACAGAATCTTGGCTTCGTTTACcattgaaacaaacacatgCTTG from Mya arenaria isolate MELC-2E11 chromosome 3, ASM2691426v1 harbors:
- the LOC128228539 gene encoding uncharacterized protein LOC128228539, coding for MPEVFDFCIVGAGIVGSAAARHATCRPGTSVCLVGPTEAQTWSSRDGDVFGSWYDEGRRVSCLGKDAAMADIGRATIERFPDIEDQAGFKFYYEVGSLNIGQACVCFNGKRSQDSVRKLENADMKKQFPYLVMNKTDRGELETQNAGYINPRALVAAQKIIALRAGCTIIDDIAVSVDRVLAGTMYHMSVRTEGGRTILARRVLLATGGFSTFRDLLPPSAGYPDQYVKPTCVSLLKVSADTASRFRAMPCVLYKGEGDGRWMKATTDGTGRLIDFYMLPPIRYPDGCYYIKLGLTGAVPKMLRSQDDVRRWYRNGDVTVQRNVAEFAKSVFQGVDFLGCQGSGCVITETPTGRPYIDMVHDQLGVAFGGNGMAAKWSDEIGRLAFQMLLGDWDSHLPRDLFRLKLSHQRLARL